The following DNA comes from Papaver somniferum cultivar HN1 unplaced genomic scaffold, ASM357369v1 unplaced-scaffold_128, whole genome shotgun sequence.
ttctctattttttttttctctttcttttttctctcccGATTTATGAATCTCCAACAAATCACTATGTACCAACAATTCAAATAATAatatactttttatttttttcagaaGTGTGCATATGTATTGCTCAGACGCTGTTCAGATACTTGGATTTATCAATTTTGATTATCGGATGGAAAATTTATTTTCTCAGCTATTTGAAAGCTATGGGTGAAAACACTAGCATTTACCAAAGTACGAATGCACGTACACTACATTCGTAATCTTAATAATTAGCAAACCTCCAAAGgaacaaaagtaaaaaaaaaatgaaaaaaacattTTACACCATTGTCCCCTTTAAGTTTTTACGCGTTTAGTACGAGTATCGACCTGGAGTAATATTGCCACGTGAGGGTGCTGTCTGATGATGATTCTTCCCTGCCcatagagaaaaaaagagagtaaTGACTGGGTAGAAAATCTCACCCCCAAGGTTGGCAACGCAGTTGTTTCCCCAGAGAATGAAGACGGCGGAAAGAGAGCAATGCAATGAACAGAGAAAAGACAGTCGCTCCCCTCATTAACTCCCAACTCCTTCAACAGCATAAATAACGAGGAGTCGTCTCCTTTTTCCACTCGGGGGGCCCACATTTCTCACTTCTTTGGCCTCGGTCGGGCCTCTTCATATGGGTCCCACGTGGGTTTTTGGAAGGAAGTTGAACGAAAGAGAAGGACTTGTGGCCCAAGTTTATATAGTTTTTGTTTGTTATTGTAattgtttttcttctcttttttcagTTTGTGTAAATTGTCTGTTTCTCTCTCTATTGAAAAATCTATAAATATTGCTCGTCAATCCACCATTTGCTTCTCACTCATCAGTACCCAACATTCCTCTCCTCCCCCTCTCATATTAAATACCACCACACAAACACATAATTTTCACAAGTCTTCTTCTCCTCCCTCGGCATCAATCAATTCCTTTTCAGTTTAACTTCTCTTTCTTCTAACTAACAACCCCCCTTAAATTTCTCTATCTCTTTCTCTGAACTATTGGAGGAAGAAGTCCTGTTTCAATCTCTCCCTGTCTGGTCTCTTTGAATTCCATAGGTATATTAATGTGATTTAAGATATGGGTTTTTATTGGATTCTTGATTTACAGTCTATATCCCAGAACAACTCTTGGGTTTCTCTGTTTTATTCATGTGCCTAATTTTAGGGGTTTTTTTAATCTGTGTTTTAATAGGAAAAACAAGGAAATGACGAAGCAGAGTGTAATGGTTTCAGAACCACAAACTGCAGGGATTAACAATATGATGGAGATTGTAGCAAAATCATCTTCTCTGTTCTCATCAATGGAGATGAATACTGATAATGGTTATAACTTTGCGATAAAGAAACAGTTTTTAAAGAAACTTGAAACAAGTGTAGTTGGTGTtgacaaaggaacaacaagaatcAATGCTTGGGTTGATTCAATGAGAGCTTCTTCTCCTCCTCGTCTCAATTCGACAATGGACAATGACCAATCATGGATGGTAAGTTTCAATTCCTCTTAGTCATTTGTTTTTGTCTTCTCTCTGTTCATTcaaatattgatttcttttttcaATTTGAACAGATGCAGCATCCATCTGCCTTGAACATGTTTGATGAAATTATCAATGCATCAAAAGGGAAACAAATCGTAATGTTTTTGGATTATGACGGTACTCTTTCCCCAATTGTTGCCGATCCTGATCGCGCTTTTATGTCTGAATCGGTGAGTCTCAGTCTCTGTCTTAAACACCAATAAGCCTCTCTTGTCTCCCTGTCTTTCTCTAATTTGCTCGTAATTAAACAGATGAGAACAGCTGTAAGAGATGTAGCAAGGTACTTCCCAACTGCAATTGTGAGTGGAAGAAGCAGAGATAAGGTACtgataaaaaattaatttttaccACTAATAAAATTTACTTGGTTGTGAAAAATTGAATCCAGaaatctaagtttttttttttttgttattgcaGGTTTATAGCTTTGTACAGTTAGCAGAGCTATATTATGCAGGAAGCCATGGTATGGACATTAAAGGTCCAGCCAAAGGTCCCAGAAATAACAAAGTAagtattttagcaaaattattatttctatttttctcttttatcATTTTTGAATTGCTTTTTCTAATATGAATGTCTACTAATTTATTTTGCAGACTAATAAACCTGTCCTATTCCAACCAGCTAATGATTTTTTACCCTTGATAGATGAGGTTTGTTTGCTTTCTCTCTCTTTTTAAATTAAAATCCATTTAGTGATTTTGAAtgtatttttaataaataaattctTTGTTTTTCAGGTTACCAAAATTTTGATTGAGAAAGTTCAATCAACCCCAGGAGCATTGGTGGAAAACAACAAATTTTGTGTTTCTGTTCACTTTAGATGTGTAGAAGAGAAGGTAAGAAAATCACTGTCCTACAAGCATTTTAGCAGTTTGTTTTCTTTAATGTGCCTGCCATTATCAGTTTAATCTTTTCTAACTGTGGTTCTGATGCATTACAGAGATGGAATGATTTGGCTGAGCTAGTTAGATCAGTTATCAAAGAATACCCTGAACTTAGAATGTCTCAAGGGAGAAAGGTTTTCGAAATCCGTCCTACTATTAAATGGGACAAAGGCAAAGCCCTAGAGTTTTTACTAGAATCACTTGGTAAGACATTTAACCAAGGTCTTCTAAAGTTGTTTTCTTTGTTGCTGTTGAGACTATGAAAATGGAGTTCTAATTTGGCAATCTACTGTGTCATTTTCTCTATTAGGATATGCTAATTCGACCAACGTATTTCCGATCTACATTGGTGATGATTTAACCGACGAGGATGCCTTTAAGGTAGTTAATGCTTTGCAATTATCTTGTTTATTATCTTGTAAAATTCTGGTCATGAGATATGTTATTCACATGATTTTCATTTGGCTGATCAGGTTTTACGCGAAAGAGATCAAGGTTTTGGTATTCTTGTATCAAAGTTTCCAAAAAACACAAATGCTTCGTATTCTTTACGTGAACCAGCCGAAGTTAAGGATTTCTTGTGCCGATTAGTAGAATGGAAACGATATTCACGGAGAATGATTTCTAGAGTGTAAGGGAAGGGGAAAAGATTTATGTCCAACAAGATGAAAAGGGGTCAAAATGGCTCATTGATCAGTGGAaacattagttttttttttttttttttgttcttgtttaGGAAGAATAGAATAGCAGTGATAGAAGAAAGAATGAAGTGGCTTTTCTCCTTTGTTTTTCCTTTGGCTTGAAAAGCCCTCTTAGCAGTGATTACTAGTTTTTACATGTAATTAGGGGAGAAAGATCAATAAATGATAACTAAAATATGAAGTAATTTTGTATATG
Coding sequences within:
- the LOC113332140 gene encoding probable trehalose-phosphate phosphatase H, giving the protein MTKQSVMVSEPQTAGINNMMEIVAKSSSLFSSMEMNTDNGYNFAIKKQFLKKLETSVVGVDKGTTRINAWVDSMRASSPPRLNSTMDNDQSWMMQHPSALNMFDEIINASKGKQIVMFLDYDGTLSPIVADPDRAFMSESMRTAVRDVARYFPTAIVSGRSRDKVYSFVQLAELYYAGSHGMDIKGPAKGPRNNKTNKPVLFQPANDFLPLIDEVTKILIEKVQSTPGALVENNKFCVSVHFRCVEEKRWNDLAELVRSVIKEYPELRMSQGRKVFEIRPTIKWDKGKALEFLLESLGYANSTNVFPIYIGDDLTDEDAFKVLRERDQGFGILVSKFPKNTNASYSLREPAEVKDFLCRLVEWKRYSRRMISRV